Genomic DNA from Amphiura filiformis unplaced genomic scaffold, Afil_fr2py scaffold_75, whole genome shotgun sequence:
tggatttcaactggaaaatccATTCTTATCTTTTGCGGCATTATTCAAAACCATGACGATTATctattagtagataattaaatctggtcaaccagaaaaactcacttttggtcagatggaatcaccgacgtttcggccaaaacctttggccttcagctgggtggatgatttagggtcatccgaggtcaatcgatgaggaagttgcttgatgacccgatcccaaccatgccgaacaaccgtcactcaacaggagcgggggcgttagagtgaatctgtcgcatggttgggatcgggtcatctagcaacttcctcatcgattgacctcggatgaccctaaatcatccacccagctgaaggccaaaggttttggccgaaacgtcggtgattccatctgaccaaaagtgagtttttctggttgaccagatttaattatctactaattgatcaaatcccagatgactgaaagtatacacagtgtcatgacgattatcatgattattatggaTAAATAAATTGATATCGCTTACCACAGAGAAGGCCTTCTTCTTTGATCAGTCTCCTGGCCATTAGGAATGAGTCTTGGTCATTGCACTTGACCCAGTCGTCTATCATTGAACTGTCCAAGACCGTTGGTATGAAATCATAACCGATCCCTTCTATCTCAAAATGAGCAGAATCGGGTTTGTCGGCGTCTTCTTTATGTGCCAATACGGAGCCTTCTGGATCTACACCTACGATCTGTGGGAAGGGGTCGTCAATAGAACGGTTTTAGGCATGTATGGGTTAAAACAGTTGCTATAATTTCCAATCACAGGATGGAGATTTGGTTGATCCTAGGCCTTGACCATAACGCTAATTTGAGCAACTTCGAAGTTTGGGTCTGTGTAAAGTTCGATAacattttcccgccaaaagctactccggttcaattgatatcaggcatttttgtgtagcccatgatgtcaactacctatggtaaaagtgcagcttTGTCCTCCCCCCCCCCGGTACCGTCCAAACCCCGGGCTCACACACTATTGATGATAATGCATGGaaattatgttaatcataattatGGTACTTTACCATTTACCTTGCAATTTGGACATTTCTCTCTCATTTTCCTCCCAATTCCTGAAATTGTTCCTCCTGTACCAACTCCAGCAACAATCATATCAACTTTTCCTGACGGAACAATAAAGATTATTTTACAGTTGATGTGATTTTAAGTCAAACAAAAATATTCAGGTACTGATCGTAAGCGGACAATATACATATTGtatctgaaaatttaaaaattataaattaatgtCCAAGTACTTGAAATAGGAAAACGGTTGGAcgtttattttaaatttgtaatttaGGATAAAACCAGCCCAAAAAGGGTAAACAAAGCAAAATCATTATTCTTACAATATCACcttatttcaacaaaaatgatATAACGCAACCCAAGCGCCATTTCTTACAGTGTTTCTGATTGGTTTACgtgatatgtgaccgtccacggcgaatgagccgtaaattcctcccccggtcaattttgttttatttcgtgtttaaaaaataaacatcataaacttaaaaatggtatatcatttgacttcaaacgagatccagaagcggggttatggtttgttaaactttgctccttcaacaaaattatagctttttacgtttttacatgtgtctcttttcccacagtgctggcaataaatatcaaacagtcataattggcggtcatttcaaatcatccacaagtcaacgaggtttaagaaagttctctcattgttaattgttggttatgcatacctgtacaaaatacaatgcctggtaacccaccacttgaacaggatttaggaaaagcaaacaaagaccagagctattaaaagttctatagccatctaaggtagaagcttactatccacttcaacaataggattattgattagtttttgactaccaaaataagacagatgtcgggccagcttaagtaaccgatgaatacgaccttcgtacacattttacaccgtaactcagaatacatcatttgtgctgccgggtcacatatgttcaTCTGAGTGACTAATTAAAACACAGTTTCTAGATATTTCGGCTCATTCGTCTTCAGCCCTAACACCATTCTTACTATATTGCTGCtgttgattggctcaataaactATTCGTCTTGTAACCTATCAGCAAGTTGTACTCAAGGACAAACAAGTCAATCCTTACCATCGCATTGTCTCAAAATTTCTTCAGCCGTTTGGTCGTAATGAGCCAATGGATTCCCGGCATTTCTATATTGATTAAGAAGAACAGAATTTGGCATCTCGTGGTTTATTCTTTGCGCCACGGCGATGTGTGAGTCTGGTTCGTCAAAGGCGGCATCTGAGCGTGTTCTGATCGTTTCGGCACCAAGAGCGTGCAGAAGGGCTACCTTTTCATTACTCATTCGTTCTGGCAGGACAATGATACAACGGTAGCCTTTGACGGCAGCTGCTAATGCAACTCCGATTCCTGCATGTGAAAGTAATGCCAGTTACAGCTCGTTATTTTATCATAATGTATACACGGGATGTATAAACGTCATTTATCATAATGTACTAAGAGAACAATCCGCGAGTTTTGGAAGAATACTAATAAATTGGAGGCTGGACGATAAGTTGACGAAGAAAAAAGGGATGATTGAGGAGATAGAAGAGGGACAGTAATAATTGTTGGAGTAAACTTAAATATACAGGTAATAATATTGTTTGAAAATATTAACCCAGAATTTTAAGAATATCGGTTATAACTATAAGATTACTGTACCTGTGTTTCCTGATGTCGGTTCAATGATCGTCGAGCCTGGTTTTAAGAGACCATCTCTCTCGGCATCCTCGATCATTCTTCGCGCAATTCGGTCTTTAACACTGCCACCTGCGTTGAAAAATTCTAGTTTCGCCACTGAAATTAAAAAGTTCGGCAAATCATGtcgtaattttaataaacattacTTTTTATggataaattattattatataatacgcCGTTTATATTAAAATTCCTTCATTCTTGTCCTTTCGAGAAGGAAAGGATGTGCACATTAAGAAGTTAAGGCTGGTTCTAACCCTGAAATTATGCCATATAATTATTTTAGAACCAAGTTGAATATTTCAGTTGttggaaactttaaaaaaaaatgtttaatagTCACTATGTGTGAAGAATTAAGTGAATCGCAtctatacagttttattgtattacCCTTTTACTGCGAAAAACACTTTCAATTTTTACCCatgattttgaatgagagcatacATCAGGGCGCAACAAAAACTGCCGATCCAAAAGCGGGTccaaaactgactttaactttatttttgccttttttcgaCATGTTTATATTCAAATAAAAGTCTCTTACTTGTTTTAAGTCCTTCACACCCCTAAAAAAACTTACTGAATAtttcataataatgaattaattcTACTTTAATCTGCACGCATTTCAGCTCGACTTTTGAAAAACCCACCAATACATTTCTTCATTCTGTTGTTGAAACTTAACTTATCAAAAAATGAACATCTTTAAAACAAAGGAAGGTgtgaaacttaaaataaacacttACTAAATTTTTATTTCAAGACCAGTGCCATTAAATAAATATCTAATACTTCAGTGCCAGTCAGGTTAAGAAATGGGAATTCTTCCAACCCTACATATTATTATTCAATTCAAAACAGTGCCTCATGGCGCCCTGGAAGTGTGGCCTGTGCATATATAGAGAACCTAAGTTGGATTTTGCTGGGTATGAAAGAGGTAAGAAATACGAGGGACTTTATTGACATCAAAAGATACAAAAGAAGGCAAAAGGCAAGTTTTGCGCACTGTGTGCTGTTATTCAGAATACAGGCgcctcttggacaaacattgaaAGCGGGTGTCGCAGTCAGAATAATCACTCATACAAATAAAACGGTGGAGCGGGGTTAACTTCATTTTTTACACCTTGTGACTTTTGAGTATTGCATTTATAGAACATTTCAAAATGAACAATGAACTTGCTTTTGAAATAATAGCTTCTCTGCctttttgcactttttatttttactcaccctgtatctaaaagtaaacataatattatttaaccaTTTTTGATGAAGTTGgtcaacaaaatatataaaaaaggaATGTACATGAGCAGGACAATTAACCTTCAACTTGTGATCAATATGAATGAAagattatataaataataaagtGTTCTTACATAATTCGCATTTTAATCCGGTATTCTTGGTAATGTTATTTATGCGCACCATCGGTGTGTCGCCAATTACATGTAGGACGTTCGGTAGGATGCGTGTTTTGTCTTCAGTAAATACCCTAGAGCAGTACGTATTAAAAGACAATCAAAGcaatttgcttttgtttttaaatcCCGTTAAAGATAAGCGTGGTTTAATTCCACGATCCGATAGGTaggctatagaccacttgacatgtgacgtcattgaccggccgtatgcgcgcgaattatggcagTTTTCGTTGTTCTTTGCGCTGCAGTGTGCGTACCGTACGCAtcgtttgctcagggcacgtacattttaaatcgcccaccaaatTTCTatagaaagccattgaacagtgtagcggttcgttcaagcatatcgatagaccagtccctcgcctttgttgatgaacaatgatgtcaagtggtctatacccggcaacacaaaacgttttatagaaaatgttttattgtcgggtataaaaaatataaagggtataaaaagttttaataacgaCCCTTAAGTAATAttaaacaatgataataaaaatatgtGACTGTGCAcgatgaatgagccgtaaattccttccggtgaattttgttttatttcgtgtttagaaaatgtatatcatacgctttaaaaatggtatatcatttgactttaaacgatatccagaagcggggttatggtttgtttaaCTTTACTCTTTCAACAAACTGGtgccttttttcgtttctacatatgtctctttttctacattactggtaataaatatcaaacagtcataattggtggtcatttcaaatcatccccaagtcaacgaggttcaggtaTGTCCTCTCACTGTTCATTGTTAATTTGTTGTtcatacatacctagacaaaatacaatgatttgtaacccaccacttgaacaggatttagccaaacgccaaacaaagaccagagctattaagaattctataggcATCTAAGGTAGAAtgttattatcctcttcaacaaaaggattattgattggtttaaaaggtgtttgactattaaaatgagatacatgtcgcccCAAAttaaggtacctatgaatacgaccttcatgcgcattttacactgtaactcagaatacaataatttatttaggacatttacggctcattcgtggtgtacgggcACATATTATGAAGTGGGTTACCCGGCATAATATTTTGACTTTAAACTCGTGCTCAGGCCAGGTAACACTATGTTACAATATGACTTCTTAcgtctacaatcttggaaaaaaaaagtacttggaacgcttggcacactctgtcgaaattccgttttaacgtacgtttttacgtacgttaatacggtgttaaatattgctagtctcggttctaaactggattgtgctcattcgtcacgaaggagagcaaggcggctggaacaaagactataataggtcgatagagggcatagtgattgaaaagttaccgcaggctaccgagtctctgcctaattcaaacagcgcgcttttgattttgattaaaaaaaaacggtaaaaaccaaaaaaaggttaacatgctgcataaacttaattgtatttttgtgctccccaaatattagttgcccaaaaacatatattttgatagattagggatcactacatccattatcatgactttactttcaaaatgagactttttcgttcTGAAgttaggcgcgttgcatgaacttcgacatatcgtaaaatcagcatatttctacGTAACACCTGCGTTTCATATGACGTtggtgtccaaaatgtgaaatcgcaatgtcatttttatacggaaagtatcacacacatttcaatggacaatctcttcGTGTGAACATCGCGTATAAATGAAGTCGGTTTTTAACATATCGCTGTTGCTTTAGTATAATGATTTTTTACAATCAAAAGGATCATAATTATAATTAGACTTTTCtacgtatgttcattatccttgactgtctttataAGTTGAGAAATGGACCAATTCTGTGCGTTTTCAGCGATGTACCTACGTTAATTTCgcacgtgcaaaatcttcaaaactggcttaATACGCGACCTCACTTCGATGCGTCCAAGCACCATTGCTTGTCGAATACGATAAGATTTCGGTCATAGGCACGTTAACACAGCTACCCAATAGAGCCGGGGTCTGGAACTGGTAGTCGAATTCGGCAGGCGTTCCTGCATGTAGGCTTATAGGCTTGAAACAGGCACTGccattgattggttagggttaatttagggttaggattagggttagagttagggttatgaataggcttagggttagcttacacaaaataattacttgaagtTGGACACCGCCCCCTCCCCCAAGTAGCTTGTTGAATTAAAAGCTATAGCTAGTGAGGGCTGCAAACAAATCTAACGTGCTATCAGAAGCTATAAGAAGATAtcagaaaattttctaagtttttacacctgaaatcctatcgtgttcgaccagtaatgaCTGCGTTTGGAAACCCgggtttggaaatcgcaatctctctatttccAAGTATGGAGGTTGAACAATGCAGCAAAATATCTAACATTAATCATGGTTAATAACAATTgtatgttatattatattatattatattatattatattatattatattatattatatattatatgtgaccgtacagcacgaatgagccgtaaatgtcctcaattgtattctgagttacagtgtaaaatgggcatgaaggtcgtattcataggtacctcaatttggtgctacgtgtacctcatttaatgagatacacgtagcaccaaattgaaatacctatgaatatgaccttcatgcccattttacactgtaactcagaatacaattgaggacatttacggctcattcgtgctgtacggtcacatattatattatattatattattattatatttattaccgGTTACAAATAGATTACACAATGTATACGTGCGGATGTGAACTTAATACCATGAATAGATTACACATTGTGAATATCCATGCTGACGTGAGCATTACCATGACCTTCCTGACTATATGTGAGAATATAacctatatgtacatgtataccaatCATGATGGTGACACAATTTAAATACTTAACTAGAAAAGTGCGATAAATCATAATGctaaggttaacatggttaagaaataataataaattcaaaCACTCTGTACACATTAGgtccttcacaattgattccgagtttacAGTTGGGTATTGTAAAAAAGGTCGCggtaacttttaattattaattatacttattattttttattttgaaacgagTAGTGCATTTGGCACTGCGgatttaattatattgcaattatggttgatttcatACAATGATTGTgctttgtttgttcagcatcatcAACGGTCATAGAAAgtgtcaaataaaaatcaaatacatATTTCGCAATATTGTGGATGCGGGCGGGAAGACAATATTGCGAAGGATCTTTTTGCACAATACATTTTtgtggttttgttttaaattagttacGAACATGCAACAATGCTTCTAAATCTGGACTTTTTTCCATGATTATTAAGTTTCAGAAGAATTTCCGTATTTCATTATgattcaggggctattttaggcgaaaaagtcactgcacgttggcaagtTTAATTACTTTTGCGACAGTGGGCTTCGGAGTGAGGGCCGAGGGGGTAATCCCCTTCGAGCAGTggtggcggaagcattaaaatttagaggtGCAAGCATATTTTGTGCTGATTTGATTGGGacgtcaaaatttttaatttcacACTATAtcagccccaaatgaaggtgtgaATTTTGGTATTGTGGGCCAATGcaagcgaagcgcgcaaaatttttcaattttacccTATATTTGGCCCCAAACACAGCATTTTTCGGACTAAAACAGAAGATGCACAGGAAAATATTactttaatttttcttttatttatgtTTAGGGGAAGTCCCCTCCCCGCTTCCGCTGCCTATGCTCGAGATTTTTAAAATCGCTcatttgggtgacagatttgtgACCTGACGTAGACTTCTTTTAGGCAGACCAGCCACATTTGTGACCTCACGTAGACTTCTTTTAGGTGGACCAGCCAGGTGGGGATTTTCAAATTGACCCGCTAAATACCCCCACTAACATTAGTttaccaggacaaatgcgcgaaaatttgtaaatttaatgataaaatgaccCAAATGTGGACAATTATTGTGGTCTAAAACCATGCCAAAGAAAGATGCACATTACAGCTTTTGGTTAATTTTTGTCTTGGAGCCCGTAATGAATTGTATGTCTTCCGGCACATGTGTTAATGGATTGTAGACAATCCATTAACACATGTGCCGGAGGCTCATACCCTACAATTCATTACGCGAGTAGCGCTCGAAACTTCCCACACTTTAATACTAAATTTAATATGGCAATAAGGTGGGTAAATTTGCGCATTAACAAAATCTTTTTCAATATGTGTATATTTTCTTAAAATGGGATTTCTCGAGCATAAGTcatgggctattttaacgtgcctcctggcacgttcgtgcagtgaggataaaaatccgtgcagtgagaattaaaaatccgtgcttaaataTTTATATACAATTCAAGTTTCAACCCGACAAATGACCAGGATATTAAAGAAGTTCCTTTACAAAGTACGATGATCGAGTCCTCTACATAATGGGTATAGCTTGTGGTAATCAGTCATATATTCATTTTGCGAAAAAAATCAAGCAATATTATTGCCGTACAACGCCTTTTACTCCATGATATTTTGGTCACTCGTAAGGATAAGCCTCGGGACACGCAGATcaatgattttgatgatttttgcaacATTGTAAAGAAGACATTTATGGTTTTGGAATTTTCACGAACGTTTTAggtttactgccgatattttaagttaagTCTCCAATCCACATTGAATTGTCTGGTAGACGCTCCTGAACACTATATAAATGATAAACTCAACAAATCATTTGGGTATTATCTTTTTGTGTATTGCTTGTAGACAATTTAACATCTTAACTGAACATCTTAGTGATTAAGTTTTACGTTTGTTTGGACATTTATATAGTTCTTAGACAGTGCGTttaattttttgtaatatttttgtataTAATTTGCAGATACCTTATATGCACCTTTGCATGTCACTAAAGTTGCGAAAGTTACAGATATCTAAAAACACTATCCAACCAATTTCTTATACGATGAACATAAAACATaccgtttttaaacattttgtaaacATAATATCGTTAActtaacatcccagcaaacacaaaaacgttttaaaaacgttttaaataagttatattttggcttttggttcaggtaaaaacgttttaataacattaaaatgtcgggttatataaaggtcatgaaaacgtttttaaacgttttgtatgaaaacatactacaacaatatttttaaaatgttttaaaaatgctattgtaaactatttttgcaaacattttttggcaaatattttgtcaacacttaaataacattatgttaaaatatttgcacccagcaaacacagaaatattcttaaaatgttttttataaaacgttttaataacatttaaatgtcgggttatataaaggtcatgaaaacgtttttaaaacgttattgcaaatattttgggcaaacatttttcgcaaaatattttttcaaccccaaaataacattctgtttagaatgttttgtatcaagttttcaaaaatgtttttggaatgttattaaaacgtttttatactctttatataacccgacatttaaacgttttctgtaaaacattttttgtgagctgggcagtagattatcagaaaatgttttttattgttatgaaaacgttttatacccttaatataccttttatataacccgacatttaaacgttttctgacaacctttttgtaaccttttgcgaataatgtcgaaaacgttttgtgtttgctgggattagtgggccaggtgtgtactttcatcataaaatggatttacattttgaatgaaaacctACCTATTTAAATAACTCCCAGtaatatattttctgaataacacataacaaaataaaacataatagCATTAACTTGATATtaatgaaccaggtgtgtactttcatcgagctgtagctaggtttaaaaataaaaaataaatcgaaTCAAATCAAATGCGCTTTCAAagtctatatattttttgtagatATTTAGTTTTGGCAGAAAAAACGTCGCAtcacaaaataatgagaatggtGGACTAACGAACTGTTTGGTTAATATGCTTGCCTATTATTTGCAATATTCTTAATCGTGTGATCAATCATGTAAAATTTTCAACAACACGTCCTGAtacgccaacattttgaaaaattgtaaaatgagaattgcagataatataaataatgatattaaatgttCAAAGTCAAAGTTTCAAAACTAGTTTAACCAAGGTTGAATTCTTGGACCCTTTTTagtatatataaaataataataatacatttaacaataataatattattagtaaggTATTTTTCaaagcaagaaataaagttaTGCATTGTGTACtggaacaaacaaacacattggGATCATAAATGATACAAGGGGAAActgaattttaaatataataagaGTAAAGGACGGTTTAACCCACCTAATGTGTTCCAATTAAAAGTACAGATAAACGAGTTAACAAATATCAGTGTAAACTCCATATTAAACAAAAgatattaagagctgatcagagtatagcccGATTGGGCATTGTAAAGTACATGTAACCAGAACTTTCCATTTGCCAACGTGCATTGTCTTTTCCCCCCTACAATAGCCCCTGAGCATAAGAGTGAGGAAAGGCGCATTTGCCATTAATTTAAATTATGTTAAGCCTTTTTCACACCAAGTTTTCCATAATTATGGTGAATGTTTGTCATAGGCCTAAATGAGCTTAAATGGGCCTGAAAGATTTATTGATATTGTCCTGATATTGAGCCGGAAGGGTTATCAATTTGACTCATTATCGCCTACATGCCATTCCAGGCTGCGTCCTTGCTTTTGGACTCTCGTCGGGTCGTCGGGCCAAGGGGAGCacaataaaatgtcaaaatccGACCCAATGACCTGCTACATGAACTAAAATTACTTAACCGGGACAAATACGcgcaaaaattgatttttgacaCTAATGGGAGCACACTACTAAATAATcgcccccattgaaatacactaaaATTCTAGTTTTCTtcgctcgttttgaggccttttgggcaatATCTCAAATATTTGTTAATAACCAGTCGAttacaaatcgatgaaagttttacATTATGTTGCAATGCATGGGTAGCCTCGTTTTCCGGGTACGACCCCCGCAACGCCCTCGCTTTATTGGCTTGCTCTCAAGGCTGCAAACTTGTTTCTGCCcactttttaaataaattatacaaatgcGACTTTGGCGATagcgattcaaattcatgcataggctttacacttatatattttttttaagctATAACACGCTACTCTCTCtggttattagtccaaagagcagcccaaaatacctcaaaacacTAGGGTTACACGAATGGCGCAttaatttagtggtgtgctcttTAAAATGGGTTTACAAATTTGAACAATTGTCATGATTCTGGCCTCAAACCGTAACATAATAAGATGCTGAAGCATTAATATTTAGAGGGGAAGGTGACGACTGGTATTATGGACCAGCAGTgtgcgcgaagcgtgcaaaatttaGCAATTATACTTTATTTTGGCCCCAACACAGTGTTGACTCTTAATGGCGTATATaaattttaagcacggatttcgaattctcactgcacggattcctaatctcactgcacaaacgtgccaggaggcacgttaaaataaccCGTTATGATTGTACAATGTACCCGTGTAAATGGGAGAAAATTTCATCATCAAAATCAACAAGCTTGCATGGGGACATTACCAACAATAAGTAATAACATATATAAACGATTTATGTGAAATTTAATCGATTTAATATTactgtttttaaatattattacttTTTATACTTACTTTGTGCTTTGGTAATGTGGACTGGAGGACACATCCTTCTCAGCATGCCA
This window encodes:
- the LOC140144718 gene encoding cystathionine beta-synthase-like encodes the protein MAENGHTWVSPETPSKCTWHAEKDVSSSPHYQSTKVFTEDKTRILPNVLHVIGDTPMVRINNITKNTGLKCELLAKLEFFNAGGSVKDRIARRMIEDAERDGLLKPGSTIIEPTSGNTGIGVALAAAVKGYRCIIVLPERMSNEKVALLHALGAETIRTRSDAAFDEPDSHIAVAQRINHEMPNSVLLNQYRNAGNPLAHYDQTAEEILRQCDGKVDMIVAGVGTGGTISGIGRKMREKCPNCKIVGVDPEGSVLAHKEDADKPDSAHFEIEGIGYDFIPTVLDSSMIDDWVKCNDQDSFLMARRLIKEEGLLCGGSSGAAVHAALEAAQSLEEGQRCVVILADSVRNYMTKFLSDDWMIEKGFMDKKTKQEESVMGGTVDSNGTDSR